Proteins encoded together in one Temnothorax longispinosus isolate EJ_2023e chromosome 5, Tlon_JGU_v1, whole genome shotgun sequence window:
- the Foxp gene encoding forkhead box P isoform X4, protein MLEPRWRPVQGHIGENPFDNGSWGKEHFQPSTVPWQLNPRSHGRPSDDGIMDHDTDGDGAINLSTSQRPSAATTPNGDTSTYGQDQQDNDQATSLFAALKQQQQQSRDSVFSSRDRECRDRDRLSTARNRDSGRGSIAEAGGGGGVADQQQQQQQQQQDLSIEYQSNGKLSPAGHAVTPAPMTQQKQPIITQQSQQPSSGAPGPQPSPHQSPQAPQRGSPPNPSQGPPPGGPPGAPPSQTPSQMMLSSASGLHQMQQLLQQHILSPTQLQSFMQQHTLYMQQQQQQHHQDSSSDHASNQERFGYFSSLKNHQHQLAELNKKQLEQAMQQLQEQLQLNLFQQTHLLQTADKKKASAPLQQLAIQQQQLIQQLQITQRQYLLQQGLSLQGHNPSSAGLAPPGDTLPSWKSEPSDTPESHQNSNVSKSNSGLNASSRRSEVNGTTPMDEKPLDASCNDKVHPLYGHGVCKWPGCEVICEDYQAFLKHLNTEHTLDDRSTAQARVQMQVVSQLEIQLQKERDRLGAMMHHLHMAKQMASPEPPKSSESSTGSNLPKLNFSTALMSQPPPNFGVSQVSPVSMSALVSAVRSPAGAQLPPSGALGSAPMPPLSTIPNMSSLPPMPNMPGSMPSMAGPIRRRISDKSALSLAGGLYDEGTVRRRVAVDRSGIDINEGLPYMLERAGLDVQQEIQRNREFYKNADVRPPFTYASLIRQSIIESPEKQLTLNEIYNWFQNTFCYFRRNAATWKNAIRTNLSLHKCFVRYEDDFGSFWMVDDAEFVKRRHLSRGRPRKYDPTPSPTPPHLSAQGVPSKSPTLTHSPTMYGDALNANLQYFQALGESNMGFLNPMCTSTATSPDKEHVLPHNDLMSPLDEPAVHIKQESQSPEGGKHTRLIKRELPDGPMEHETEEDQADEREYSESHGHDSGQDEDIAEDLSMAPDIMIPEDQVEA, encoded by the exons GCTACTTCGCTGTTTGCAGCCCTgaagcagcagcaacagcaatcGCGCGACAGCGTCTTCTCGTCGCGGGACCGCGAGTGCCGCGACAGGGACCGCCTGTCTACGGCCCGCAATCGCGACTCCGGCAGAGGCAGTATAGCGGaggccggcggcggcggcggcgttgctgatcaacagcagcagcaacagcagcagcagcaggatCTCAGCATCGAGTACCAAAGCAATGGGAAGCTCAGTCCCGCCGGGCACGCAGTGACACCAGCACCCATGACCCAGCAAAAGCAGCCAATCATCACGCAGCAATCGCAACAGCCCAGCTCAGGGGCACCGGGGCCCCAACCTAGCCCGCATCAGAGCCCGCAGGCCCCACAGAGGGGTTCACCGCCGAATCCTTCCCAGGGCCCGCCACCCGGTGGCCCGCCAGGGGCACCGCCGTCGCAGACCCCCTCGCAGATGATGCTCAGCTCGGCGAGCGGCCTCCATCAGATGCAACAATTGCTGCAGCAACATATACTCAGCCCCACGCAACTGCAATCTTTTATGCAGCAGCACACGTTGTACatgcagcaacaacaacagcaacacCATCAG GATTCATCTTCCGATCATGCATCTAATCAGGAACGATTCGGTTATTTCTCTTCTTTAAAGAAC CATCAGCATCAACTCGCGGAACTCAACAAAAAACAACTGGAGCAGGCAATGCAGCAACTGCAGGAACAATTGCAGCTGAACTTATTTCAACAGACGCATTTATTGCAAACGGCGGACAAGAAGAAGGCATCGGCGCCTCTCCAGCAACTAGCGATTCAGCAGCAGCAGCTGATACAGCAACTGCAGATCACGCAAAGGCAATATCTGTTGCAGCAAGGACTGAGTCTTCAGGGTCATAACCCTTCTTCAG CAGGTTTGGCACCGCCAGGTGATACTCTCCCGTCATGGAAGTCAGAGCCCTCGGATACACCGGAATCCCACCAGAATTCCAACGTGTCGAAATCCAATTCTGGATTGAACG CTTCGAGCCGACGGTCCGAGGTAAACGGCACAACGCCGATGGACGAGAAGCCGCTGGATGCCTCCTGCAACGACAAGGTCCATCCCCTCTATGGCCATGGGGTTTGCAAGTGGCCAGGCTGTGAAGTAATTTGTGAAGACTATCAAGCATTCCTTAA ACACTTAAATACAGAGCACACATTGGATGACCGATCGACAGCGCAAGCCAGGGTCCAGATGCAAGTAGTGTCGCAGCTAGAAATTCAGTTGCAAAAAGAACGAGACCGACTAGGCGCCATGATGCATCATTTGCATATGGCAAAACAAATGGCTTCCCCGGAACCGCCAAAGTCATCCGAGTCATCG ACGGGCTCGAATTTACCAAAGCTAAATTTTTCCACCGCGCTGATGAGCCAGCCGCCACCTAATTTCGGGGTCTCTCAGGTGTCACCGGTATCCATGTCCGCGCTGGTGTCCGCCGTGAGGTCGCCCGCGGGTGCTCAGCTACCACCGTCGGGGGCACTTGGCAGTGCCCCGATGCCGCCACTTTCGACCATACCCAACATGTCCAGTTTACCGCCCATGCCCAACATGCCTGGTAGCATGCCGAGTATGGCTGGTCCAATCAGACGGCGCATCAGCGATAAGTCAGCTCTTTCTTTGGCAGGAG GACTGTATGACGAGGGCACTGTAAGGCGCAGAGTAGCCGTCGATAGATCTGGAATAGATATTAACGAAG GGCTGCCCTACATGCTGGAGCGTGCTGGCCTTGACGTCCAACAAG AAATTCAGCGAAATAGGGAATTCTACAAGAATGCAGACGTCAGACCACCGTTCACGTATGCATCCTTAATTCGGCAG TCTATCATCGAATCCCCTGAGAAGCAGCTGACGCTCAACGAAATTTACAACTGGTTCCAAAACACATTCTGCTACTTCCGGCGCAACGCAGCAACGTGGAAG AACGCGATCCGCACCAATCTATCATTGCACAAGTGTTTTGTGCGCTATGAGGACGACTTCGGGTCATTCTGGATGGTGGACGACGCCGAGTTCGTAAAGCGGCGGCATCTGTCCCGCGGCCGCCCCAGGAAATATGACCCAACCCCATCACCCACTCCACCCCACCTCTCCGCACA GGGTGTACCGTCGAAGAGCCCAACGCTGACGCATAGTCCTACTATGTACGGTGACGCGCTTAATGCCAACCTGCAG TATTTCCAGGCACTCGGGGAGTCTAACATGGGATTTTTGAATCCGATGTGCACGTCAACAGCGACAAGTCCTGATAAGGAACATGTGTTACCTCATAATGACTTAAT GTCGCCGCTGGATGAACCGGCCGTGCACATAAAGCAGGAGAGCCAGAGCCCGGAAGGAGGGAAACACACGAGATTAATAAAGCGCGAGCTGCCGGACGGCCCCATGGAGCATGAAACGGAGGAGGATCAGGCGGACGAGAGGGAATACTCGGAGAGCCACGGCCACGACTCCGGTCAGGACGAGGATATAGCGGAGGACCTGTCAATGGCGCCCGACATAATGATCCCGGAGGATCAGGTCGAGGCGTAG
- the Foxp gene encoding forkhead box P isoform X17, with the protein MTQQKQPIITQQSQQPSSGAPGPQPSPHQSPQAPQRGSPPNPSQGPPPGGPPGAPPSQTPSQMMLSSASGLHQMQQLLQQHILSPTQLQSFMQQHTLYMQQQQQQHHQDSSSDHASNQERFGYFSSLKNHQHQLAELNKKQLEQAMQQLQEQLQLNLFQQTHLLQTADKKKASAPLQQLAIQQQQLIQQLQITQRQYLLQQGLSLQGHNPSSAGLAPPGDTLPSWKSEPSDTPESHQNSNVSKSNSGLNGILNSIASSRRSEVNGTTPMDEKPLDASCNDKVHPLYGHGVCKWPGCEVICEDYQAFLKHLNTEHTLDDRSTAQARVQMQVVSQLEIQLQKERDRLGAMMHHLHMAKQMASPEPPKSSESSTGSNLPKLNFSTALMSQPPPNFGVSQVSPVSMSALVSAVRSPAGAQLPPSGALGSAPMPPLSTIPNMSSLPPMPNMPGSMPSMAGPIRRRISDKSALSLAGGLYDEGTVRRRVAVDRSGIDINEGLPYMLERAGLDVQQEIQRNREFYKNADVRPPFTYASLIRQSIIESPEKQLTLNEIYNWFQNTFCYFRRNAATWKNAIRTNLSLHKCFVRYEDDFGSFWMVDDAEFVKRRHLSRGRPRKYDPTPSPTPPHLSAQGVPSKSPTLTHSPTMYGDALNANLQYFQALGESNMGFLNPMCTSTATSPDKEHVLPHNDLMSPLDEPAVHIKQESQSPEGGKHTRLIKRELPDGPMEHETEEDQADEREYSESHGHDSGQDEDIAEDLSMAPDIMIPEDQVEA; encoded by the exons ATGACCCAGCAAAAGCAGCCAATCATCACGCAGCAATCGCAACAGCCCAGCTCAGGGGCACCGGGGCCCCAACCTAGCCCGCATCAGAGCCCGCAGGCCCCACAGAGGGGTTCACCGCCGAATCCTTCCCAGGGCCCGCCACCCGGTGGCCCGCCAGGGGCACCGCCGTCGCAGACCCCCTCGCAGATGATGCTCAGCTCGGCGAGCGGCCTCCATCAGATGCAACAATTGCTGCAGCAACATATACTCAGCCCCACGCAACTGCAATCTTTTATGCAGCAGCACACGTTGTACatgcagcaacaacaacagcaacacCATCAG GATTCATCTTCCGATCATGCATCTAATCAGGAACGATTCGGTTATTTCTCTTCTTTAAAGAAC CATCAGCATCAACTCGCGGAACTCAACAAAAAACAACTGGAGCAGGCAATGCAGCAACTGCAGGAACAATTGCAGCTGAACTTATTTCAACAGACGCATTTATTGCAAACGGCGGACAAGAAGAAGGCATCGGCGCCTCTCCAGCAACTAGCGATTCAGCAGCAGCAGCTGATACAGCAACTGCAGATCACGCAAAGGCAATATCTGTTGCAGCAAGGACTGAGTCTTCAGGGTCATAACCCTTCTTCAG CAGGTTTGGCACCGCCAGGTGATACTCTCCCGTCATGGAAGTCAGAGCCCTCGGATACACCGGAATCCCACCAGAATTCCAACGTGTCGAAATCCAATTCTGGATTGAACG GCATTCTGAATTCGATAGCTTCGAGCCGACGGTCCGAGGTAAACGGCACAACGCCGATGGACGAGAAGCCGCTGGATGCCTCCTGCAACGACAAGGTCCATCCCCTCTATGGCCATGGGGTTTGCAAGTGGCCAGGCTGTGAAGTAATTTGTGAAGACTATCAAGCATTCCTTAA ACACTTAAATACAGAGCACACATTGGATGACCGATCGACAGCGCAAGCCAGGGTCCAGATGCAAGTAGTGTCGCAGCTAGAAATTCAGTTGCAAAAAGAACGAGACCGACTAGGCGCCATGATGCATCATTTGCATATGGCAAAACAAATGGCTTCCCCGGAACCGCCAAAGTCATCCGAGTCATCG ACGGGCTCGAATTTACCAAAGCTAAATTTTTCCACCGCGCTGATGAGCCAGCCGCCACCTAATTTCGGGGTCTCTCAGGTGTCACCGGTATCCATGTCCGCGCTGGTGTCCGCCGTGAGGTCGCCCGCGGGTGCTCAGCTACCACCGTCGGGGGCACTTGGCAGTGCCCCGATGCCGCCACTTTCGACCATACCCAACATGTCCAGTTTACCGCCCATGCCCAACATGCCTGGTAGCATGCCGAGTATGGCTGGTCCAATCAGACGGCGCATCAGCGATAAGTCAGCTCTTTCTTTGGCAGGAG GACTGTATGACGAGGGCACTGTAAGGCGCAGAGTAGCCGTCGATAGATCTGGAATAGATATTAACGAAG GGCTGCCCTACATGCTGGAGCGTGCTGGCCTTGACGTCCAACAAG AAATTCAGCGAAATAGGGAATTCTACAAGAATGCAGACGTCAGACCACCGTTCACGTATGCATCCTTAATTCGGCAG TCTATCATCGAATCCCCTGAGAAGCAGCTGACGCTCAACGAAATTTACAACTGGTTCCAAAACACATTCTGCTACTTCCGGCGCAACGCAGCAACGTGGAAG AACGCGATCCGCACCAATCTATCATTGCACAAGTGTTTTGTGCGCTATGAGGACGACTTCGGGTCATTCTGGATGGTGGACGACGCCGAGTTCGTAAAGCGGCGGCATCTGTCCCGCGGCCGCCCCAGGAAATATGACCCAACCCCATCACCCACTCCACCCCACCTCTCCGCACA GGGTGTACCGTCGAAGAGCCCAACGCTGACGCATAGTCCTACTATGTACGGTGACGCGCTTAATGCCAACCTGCAG TATTTCCAGGCACTCGGGGAGTCTAACATGGGATTTTTGAATCCGATGTGCACGTCAACAGCGACAAGTCCTGATAAGGAACATGTGTTACCTCATAATGACTTAAT GTCGCCGCTGGATGAACCGGCCGTGCACATAAAGCAGGAGAGCCAGAGCCCGGAAGGAGGGAAACACACGAGATTAATAAAGCGCGAGCTGCCGGACGGCCCCATGGAGCATGAAACGGAGGAGGATCAGGCGGACGAGAGGGAATACTCGGAGAGCCACGGCCACGACTCCGGTCAGGACGAGGATATAGCGGAGGACCTGTCAATGGCGCCCGACATAATGATCCCGGAGGATCAGGTCGAGGCGTAG
- the Foxp gene encoding forkhead box P isoform X13, whose protein sequence is MLEPRWRPVQGHIGENPFDNGSWGKEHFQPSTVPWQLNPRSHGRPSDDGIMDHDTDGDGAINLSTSQRPSAATTPNGDTSTYGQDQQDNDQATSLFAALKQQQQQSRDSVFSSRDRECRDRDRLSTARNRDSGRGSIAEAGGGGGVADQQQQQQQQQQDLSIEYQSNGKLSPAGHAVTPAPMTQQKQPIITQQSQQPSSGAPGPQPSPHQSPQAPQRGSPPNPSQGPPPGGPPGAPPSQTPSQMMLSSASGLHQMQQLLQQHILSPTQLQSFMQQHTLYMQQQQQQHHQDSSSDHASNQERFGYFSSLKNHQHQLAELNKKQLEQAMQQLQEQLQLNLFQQTHLLQTADKKKASAPLQQLAIQQQQLIQQLQITQRQYLLQQGLSLQGHNPSSAGLAPPGDTLPSWKSEPSDTPESHQNSNVSKSNSGLNGILNSIASSRRSEVNGTTPMDEKPLDASCNDKVHPLYGHGVCKWPGCEVICEDYQAFLKHLNTEHTLDDRSTAQARVQMQVVSQLEIQLQKERDRLGAMMHHLHMAKQMASPEPPKSSESSTGSNLPKLNFSTALMSQPPPNFGVSQVSPVSMSALVSAVRSPAGAQLPPSGALGSAPMPPLSTIPNMSSLPPMPNMPGSMPSMAGPIRRRISDKSALSLAGEIQRNREFYKNADVRPPFTYASLIRQSIIESPEKQLTLNEIYNWFQNTFCYFRRNAATWKNAIRTNLSLHKCFVRYEDDFGSFWMVDDAEFVKRRHLSRGRPRKYDPTPSPTPPHLSAQGVPSKSPTLTHSPTMYGDALNANLQYFQALGESNMGFLNPMCTSTATSPDKEHVLPHNDLMSPLDEPAVHIKQESQSPEGGKHTRLIKRELPDGPMEHETEEDQADEREYSESHGHDSGQDEDIAEDLSMAPDIMIPEDQVEA, encoded by the exons GCTACTTCGCTGTTTGCAGCCCTgaagcagcagcaacagcaatcGCGCGACAGCGTCTTCTCGTCGCGGGACCGCGAGTGCCGCGACAGGGACCGCCTGTCTACGGCCCGCAATCGCGACTCCGGCAGAGGCAGTATAGCGGaggccggcggcggcggcggcgttgctgatcaacagcagcagcaacagcagcagcagcaggatCTCAGCATCGAGTACCAAAGCAATGGGAAGCTCAGTCCCGCCGGGCACGCAGTGACACCAGCACCCATGACCCAGCAAAAGCAGCCAATCATCACGCAGCAATCGCAACAGCCCAGCTCAGGGGCACCGGGGCCCCAACCTAGCCCGCATCAGAGCCCGCAGGCCCCACAGAGGGGTTCACCGCCGAATCCTTCCCAGGGCCCGCCACCCGGTGGCCCGCCAGGGGCACCGCCGTCGCAGACCCCCTCGCAGATGATGCTCAGCTCGGCGAGCGGCCTCCATCAGATGCAACAATTGCTGCAGCAACATATACTCAGCCCCACGCAACTGCAATCTTTTATGCAGCAGCACACGTTGTACatgcagcaacaacaacagcaacacCATCAG GATTCATCTTCCGATCATGCATCTAATCAGGAACGATTCGGTTATTTCTCTTCTTTAAAGAAC CATCAGCATCAACTCGCGGAACTCAACAAAAAACAACTGGAGCAGGCAATGCAGCAACTGCAGGAACAATTGCAGCTGAACTTATTTCAACAGACGCATTTATTGCAAACGGCGGACAAGAAGAAGGCATCGGCGCCTCTCCAGCAACTAGCGATTCAGCAGCAGCAGCTGATACAGCAACTGCAGATCACGCAAAGGCAATATCTGTTGCAGCAAGGACTGAGTCTTCAGGGTCATAACCCTTCTTCAG CAGGTTTGGCACCGCCAGGTGATACTCTCCCGTCATGGAAGTCAGAGCCCTCGGATACACCGGAATCCCACCAGAATTCCAACGTGTCGAAATCCAATTCTGGATTGAACG GCATTCTGAATTCGATAGCTTCGAGCCGACGGTCCGAGGTAAACGGCACAACGCCGATGGACGAGAAGCCGCTGGATGCCTCCTGCAACGACAAGGTCCATCCCCTCTATGGCCATGGGGTTTGCAAGTGGCCAGGCTGTGAAGTAATTTGTGAAGACTATCAAGCATTCCTTAA ACACTTAAATACAGAGCACACATTGGATGACCGATCGACAGCGCAAGCCAGGGTCCAGATGCAAGTAGTGTCGCAGCTAGAAATTCAGTTGCAAAAAGAACGAGACCGACTAGGCGCCATGATGCATCATTTGCATATGGCAAAACAAATGGCTTCCCCGGAACCGCCAAAGTCATCCGAGTCATCG ACGGGCTCGAATTTACCAAAGCTAAATTTTTCCACCGCGCTGATGAGCCAGCCGCCACCTAATTTCGGGGTCTCTCAGGTGTCACCGGTATCCATGTCCGCGCTGGTGTCCGCCGTGAGGTCGCCCGCGGGTGCTCAGCTACCACCGTCGGGGGCACTTGGCAGTGCCCCGATGCCGCCACTTTCGACCATACCCAACATGTCCAGTTTACCGCCCATGCCCAACATGCCTGGTAGCATGCCGAGTATGGCTGGTCCAATCAGACGGCGCATCAGCGATAAGTCAGCTCTTTCTTTGGCAGGAG AAATTCAGCGAAATAGGGAATTCTACAAGAATGCAGACGTCAGACCACCGTTCACGTATGCATCCTTAATTCGGCAG TCTATCATCGAATCCCCTGAGAAGCAGCTGACGCTCAACGAAATTTACAACTGGTTCCAAAACACATTCTGCTACTTCCGGCGCAACGCAGCAACGTGGAAG AACGCGATCCGCACCAATCTATCATTGCACAAGTGTTTTGTGCGCTATGAGGACGACTTCGGGTCATTCTGGATGGTGGACGACGCCGAGTTCGTAAAGCGGCGGCATCTGTCCCGCGGCCGCCCCAGGAAATATGACCCAACCCCATCACCCACTCCACCCCACCTCTCCGCACA GGGTGTACCGTCGAAGAGCCCAACGCTGACGCATAGTCCTACTATGTACGGTGACGCGCTTAATGCCAACCTGCAG TATTTCCAGGCACTCGGGGAGTCTAACATGGGATTTTTGAATCCGATGTGCACGTCAACAGCGACAAGTCCTGATAAGGAACATGTGTTACCTCATAATGACTTAAT GTCGCCGCTGGATGAACCGGCCGTGCACATAAAGCAGGAGAGCCAGAGCCCGGAAGGAGGGAAACACACGAGATTAATAAAGCGCGAGCTGCCGGACGGCCCCATGGAGCATGAAACGGAGGAGGATCAGGCGGACGAGAGGGAATACTCGGAGAGCCACGGCCACGACTCCGGTCAGGACGAGGATATAGCGGAGGACCTGTCAATGGCGCCCGACATAATGATCCCGGAGGATCAGGTCGAGGCGTAG
- the Foxp gene encoding forkhead box P isoform X2 has product MLEPRWRPVQGHIGENPFDNGSWGKEHFQPSTVPWQLNPRSHGRPSDDGIMDHDTDGDGAINLSTSQRPSAATTPNGDTSTYGQDQQDNDQATSLFAALKQQQQQSRDSVFSSRDRECRDRDRLSTARNRDSGRGSIAEAGGGGGVADQQQQQQQQQQDLSIEYQSNGKLSPAGHAVTPAPMTQQKQPIITQQSQQPSSGAPGPQPSPHQSPQAPQRGSPPNPSQGPPPGGPPGAPPSQTPSQMMLSSASGLHQMQQLLQQHILSPTQLQSFMQQHTLYMQQQQQQHHQDSSSDHASNQERFGYFSSLKNHQHQLAELNKKQLEQAMQQLQEQLQLNLFQQTHLLQTADKKKASAPLQQLAIQQQQLIQQLQITQRQYLLQQGLSLQGHNPSSGLAPPGDTLPSWKSEPSDTPESHQNSNVSKSNSGLNGILNSIASSRRSEVNGTTPMDEKPLDASCNDKVHPLYGHGVCKWPGCEVICEDYQAFLKHLNTEHTLDDRSTAQARVQMQVVSQLEIQLQKERDRLGAMMHHLHMAKQMASPEPPKSSESSTGSNLPKLNFSTALMSQPPPNFGVSQVSPVSMSALVSAVRSPAGAQLPPSGALGSAPMPPLSTIPNMSSLPPMPNMPGSMPSMAGPIRRRISDKSALSLAGGLYDEGTVRRRVAVDRSGIDINEGLPYMLERAGLDVQQEIQRNREFYKNADVRPPFTYASLIRQSIIESPEKQLTLNEIYNWFQNTFCYFRRNAATWKNAIRTNLSLHKCFVRYEDDFGSFWMVDDAEFVKRRHLSRGRPRKYDPTPSPTPPHLSAQGVPSKSPTLTHSPTMYGDALNANLQYFQALGESNMGFLNPMCTSTATSPDKEHVLPHNDLMSPLDEPAVHIKQESQSPEGGKHTRLIKRELPDGPMEHETEEDQADEREYSESHGHDSGQDEDIAEDLSMAPDIMIPEDQVEA; this is encoded by the exons GCTACTTCGCTGTTTGCAGCCCTgaagcagcagcaacagcaatcGCGCGACAGCGTCTTCTCGTCGCGGGACCGCGAGTGCCGCGACAGGGACCGCCTGTCTACGGCCCGCAATCGCGACTCCGGCAGAGGCAGTATAGCGGaggccggcggcggcggcggcgttgctgatcaacagcagcagcaacagcagcagcagcaggatCTCAGCATCGAGTACCAAAGCAATGGGAAGCTCAGTCCCGCCGGGCACGCAGTGACACCAGCACCCATGACCCAGCAAAAGCAGCCAATCATCACGCAGCAATCGCAACAGCCCAGCTCAGGGGCACCGGGGCCCCAACCTAGCCCGCATCAGAGCCCGCAGGCCCCACAGAGGGGTTCACCGCCGAATCCTTCCCAGGGCCCGCCACCCGGTGGCCCGCCAGGGGCACCGCCGTCGCAGACCCCCTCGCAGATGATGCTCAGCTCGGCGAGCGGCCTCCATCAGATGCAACAATTGCTGCAGCAACATATACTCAGCCCCACGCAACTGCAATCTTTTATGCAGCAGCACACGTTGTACatgcagcaacaacaacagcaacacCATCAG GATTCATCTTCCGATCATGCATCTAATCAGGAACGATTCGGTTATTTCTCTTCTTTAAAGAAC CATCAGCATCAACTCGCGGAACTCAACAAAAAACAACTGGAGCAGGCAATGCAGCAACTGCAGGAACAATTGCAGCTGAACTTATTTCAACAGACGCATTTATTGCAAACGGCGGACAAGAAGAAGGCATCGGCGCCTCTCCAGCAACTAGCGATTCAGCAGCAGCAGCTGATACAGCAACTGCAGATCACGCAAAGGCAATATCTGTTGCAGCAAGGACTGAGTCTTCAGGGTCATAACCCTTCTTCAG GTTTGGCACCGCCAGGTGATACTCTCCCGTCATGGAAGTCAGAGCCCTCGGATACACCGGAATCCCACCAGAATTCCAACGTGTCGAAATCCAATTCTGGATTGAACG GCATTCTGAATTCGATAGCTTCGAGCCGACGGTCCGAGGTAAACGGCACAACGCCGATGGACGAGAAGCCGCTGGATGCCTCCTGCAACGACAAGGTCCATCCCCTCTATGGCCATGGGGTTTGCAAGTGGCCAGGCTGTGAAGTAATTTGTGAAGACTATCAAGCATTCCTTAA ACACTTAAATACAGAGCACACATTGGATGACCGATCGACAGCGCAAGCCAGGGTCCAGATGCAAGTAGTGTCGCAGCTAGAAATTCAGTTGCAAAAAGAACGAGACCGACTAGGCGCCATGATGCATCATTTGCATATGGCAAAACAAATGGCTTCCCCGGAACCGCCAAAGTCATCCGAGTCATCG ACGGGCTCGAATTTACCAAAGCTAAATTTTTCCACCGCGCTGATGAGCCAGCCGCCACCTAATTTCGGGGTCTCTCAGGTGTCACCGGTATCCATGTCCGCGCTGGTGTCCGCCGTGAGGTCGCCCGCGGGTGCTCAGCTACCACCGTCGGGGGCACTTGGCAGTGCCCCGATGCCGCCACTTTCGACCATACCCAACATGTCCAGTTTACCGCCCATGCCCAACATGCCTGGTAGCATGCCGAGTATGGCTGGTCCAATCAGACGGCGCATCAGCGATAAGTCAGCTCTTTCTTTGGCAGGAG GACTGTATGACGAGGGCACTGTAAGGCGCAGAGTAGCCGTCGATAGATCTGGAATAGATATTAACGAAG GGCTGCCCTACATGCTGGAGCGTGCTGGCCTTGACGTCCAACAAG AAATTCAGCGAAATAGGGAATTCTACAAGAATGCAGACGTCAGACCACCGTTCACGTATGCATCCTTAATTCGGCAG TCTATCATCGAATCCCCTGAGAAGCAGCTGACGCTCAACGAAATTTACAACTGGTTCCAAAACACATTCTGCTACTTCCGGCGCAACGCAGCAACGTGGAAG AACGCGATCCGCACCAATCTATCATTGCACAAGTGTTTTGTGCGCTATGAGGACGACTTCGGGTCATTCTGGATGGTGGACGACGCCGAGTTCGTAAAGCGGCGGCATCTGTCCCGCGGCCGCCCCAGGAAATATGACCCAACCCCATCACCCACTCCACCCCACCTCTCCGCACA GGGTGTACCGTCGAAGAGCCCAACGCTGACGCATAGTCCTACTATGTACGGTGACGCGCTTAATGCCAACCTGCAG TATTTCCAGGCACTCGGGGAGTCTAACATGGGATTTTTGAATCCGATGTGCACGTCAACAGCGACAAGTCCTGATAAGGAACATGTGTTACCTCATAATGACTTAAT GTCGCCGCTGGATGAACCGGCCGTGCACATAAAGCAGGAGAGCCAGAGCCCGGAAGGAGGGAAACACACGAGATTAATAAAGCGCGAGCTGCCGGACGGCCCCATGGAGCATGAAACGGAGGAGGATCAGGCGGACGAGAGGGAATACTCGGAGAGCCACGGCCACGACTCCGGTCAGGACGAGGATATAGCGGAGGACCTGTCAATGGCGCCCGACATAATGATCCCGGAGGATCAGGTCGAGGCGTAG